CGATGAGTCCAAAAGGGATCTTTCATTTTTATGAAGTCAAGCGGCTATTTCAAATCCTATATATCTTATTATTAATCAGTGGTCTGTTATCCGCTCGCTTCCTAAAAAAAGTAAAAACTAACCAGGCTTACTTCTATTTATATCGACCCATGAAGGGGTTAATGGTCTTACCTCTTTTATTAATACCGCTCTTTCTTATATTTTTTGACCAGGTTTTTGTTCTATTCCACCAAGTTTTATTCAATAATGACGCTTGGCTCTTTGATCCCAAGCTTGATCCAGTGATTGAAATCTTGCCAGAGACATTCTTTTTGGCTTGCTTTATTTTGGTGGTGGTTCTGGTTGAAGGGGCCTTTTATTATTTTTATCGTTTAGGAAAAACTAGTCTCGAAAAGTAGGCTGGTTTTTATTTTTCCTTTAAATATTAAATAGGCTTTTTTTCTAGTCTTTGCTATACTTATTGGTAAGAAAAATCATGAAACAATCATAGAGTTTATATAGGAAGGCGTGTTAAAAATGACTCGTGTGTGGAATTTCTCTGCCGGACCGGCAACTTTACCCTTAGAAGTATTGGAAAATGTTCAGGAGAACTTAGTTGATTATCATGGTCAAGGCTTATCTGTTTTGGAAATGAGTCACCGATCAGACTCTTTTCAAGAGATCATTGAAGGAGCAGAATCTTTAATTCGAGAATTATTAGCTGTCCCTTCCAATTATCAAGTGTTATTTATGCAAGGTGGTGCAACCTTGCAATTTTCAGCACTTCCATTAAACTTATTAAAAAACGGTAAAGCGGCTTACCTTATTGGTGGTAGCTGGGGTGAGAAGGCCTATCAAGAAGCTAAAAAATTAACCGGTAAGGCTACTATTCTAGCCTCTTCTAAAGACGATCAATACCAAAAATTACCCCTCTTAACCGATTTTAATTCTAGTGACTATGATTACATTCATATCACCAGTAACAATACTATTGAGGGAACCCAATTCCGAAATTATCCTGATCCGAAAAGCTCAAACTTAGTCGCTGATATGTCATCGGACTTCCTTAGCCACCCCGTGAATGTTTCTCAATTTGCTTTGATTTATGCGGGGGCGCAAAAGAATGTTGGACCAGCTGGTGTCAGTGTAGTGATTATCCGTGATGATTTATTAGAGGATAATGGTCAAGTAATTCCAACTTATTTAGACTATAAAACCCATGCCAGCAAGCATTCCTTATACAACACCCCACCAACCTTCTCTATTTATGTGATGCGTTTAGTTCTGGAATGGATTAAAAATCAGGGGGGCTTAGCCGCTATTGACCAAATCAATCAAAGAAAAGCCGCTAAACTCTACCAAGCCATTGATCAATCAGAAATCTTTGTTAACCCGGTTCTTCCATCAGATCGCTCACCTATGAATATTCCTTTTACCAGCCAAGATGCTGATATCGACCAAGAATTTATCCAAGCAGCCAAGAAGAAGGGATTTATTAATTTGAAAGGTCATCGTTCTGTAGGTGGGATGCGCGCAAGCATCTATAATGCCTTCCCTGAAGCGGGTGTGGATGCCTTAGTCCAATTCATGAAGGATTTTGAAAGTGAGGTTAAACATGAAAAAAATTAATACTTTAGACAATATCGCTGAAACAGGGCTTAATTATTTACGTAAACAAGGCTACTTAATTAATAATGACCAAGAGCCGGATGCTCTTATTTTACGCAGTAGCGATATTCATAACTACAACTTTTCGTCTCAACTAAAAGCAATCGGGCGCTCAGGCGTGGGGGTAAATAATATTCCTGTTGATGAATGTAGTGAAAAGGGGATTGTTGTCTTTAATGCACCGGGGGCCAACGCCAACTCGGTTAAGGAACTGGTTATTGCTATGATGATTAATCTCTCTCGCAATGTCTTTCAAGCAGAACATTGGATCAATCGCTTAGAGGGGGAAGATGTCCACAAGCAAGTTGAAGCCGGAAAGAAGATGTTCCGTGGTCAAGAGCTAATGGGCAAGACCTTAGGAGTTATTGGCCTAGGTAATGTCGGCGCTCGGGTCGCTAATGCGGGAATTGAACTAGGTATGGATGTCATTGGCTATGATAACTATATTTCAGTGAAAAATGCTTGGCAAATTAACCAAAAAGTGTCTTATTGTGATGATGTGAAAGATATTTTCCAACAATCCGACTACATCACCATCCACACCCCCTATACAGAAGAAACCCACCATTTAATTGGTTTTGAAAACCTCTCTCTGGTTAAAACAGGAGCGATTATTCTTAACTATTCACGTCAAGAAACAGTTGATCCCCAAGCCATGCTTACCTTCTTAGAAAATGGCATGGTGAAATACTTTGCTAGTGATTTCTATTTTGAAGAATTGGCAGGTAGGGAGGACTTTATTATGACTCCTCACTTAGGAGCAAGCACCGAACAATCTGAAGAAAAGTGTGCCTTGATGGTGGCCCAAGAAGTAAATCATTACCTGGAAAGTGGCGAAATCAAGAATTCTGTTAACTTCCCCAATGTGGAAATGACCTTCAATGCGCCATTACGTCTGTCCATTATTAATGAAAACATTCCTAATATGGTGGCTGGGATATCTCGTTACCTAGCAGATGAAGATATTAACATCGAAAAAATTATCAATAAGAGTCGAGGAAATTATGCTTACACCTTAGTCGATGTGAGTGGGGATGATCTTTTAAGCAAAGTCAATACCTTTATGGAAGATGTTAGAAGCGTTAAAGGGATTAAAAAGATTCGTATGATTCAAAATCCTCATGATAAATAATGACTAGCTGTCCTGCTGAGACGAAATAGTTTTTTCCTTGAGTCCCTATGATTATTATGTTACCATTGCTAAGAAACCTAGTAGAAGAGACGAGGGAAACTTTTGAAAAATATATTACTTATTTCAATAATTGTAATTAGTATTTTATTGATATTAGCAGTGATTATTTCCCCAGCCAAAACAAGTTCCAGTGCCAATATCACAGGCGCAATGGACCAAGGAATGAATGGAAAAAAGGCCCGCGGTTTTGACGCGGCCATGGATCGCATTATTAGCGTTCTAGGATTTGCCTTTATGATAATTGCTGTCGTGTTAGCAAAATTATCTTCCTAGTTTTAGGAAAGTGCTGGGCTTATCCCAGCTTTTTTTATAGAAAAATGTCAATCTTAGAAAGATCAGGGACCTCTATGCAAAAGCAAGAATCATTTTATTTTACCGGCGATAATGAAGTAGCTGTCCTCTTATTTCATGCTTATACAGGAAGCACAGCTGATGTAAGAATGACAGGGCGGGCTTTGAATCGTGAAGGCTATACAGTCTATTGTCATAATTTAACCGGTCATGGCACTGGACGCGTAGAAGATATTTTAGCAGCAGATCCAAGTGATTGGATCGAGGATGCTCGCCAAGCTTTAGCCTTTATCAACAGCCAAGGCTATGACAAGCTAGCGGTCTTTGGTTTGTCTTTGGGTGGTTCTATTGCCACCAAGTTATTTATTGAAGAAGAGAGTCAATTTATAGCAGCTGGCTCTTTCTGTACGCCTATTATGACTACAAACATTGAAGAAACGAATGTAGGAAAGGCTTTTATGGCCATGGCTAGAAATGTCAAAGAAAAGGAAGGCTTTAGTGGAGAGGCTCTGGAAGCGGAATTAAAGGACATTGAAGCGGACCTCTCTCTTTCCCTAGAGAAGATCAATCGTTTTAACAATTCCATGCATAGCCAACTAGGGACAATCACTAAACCTTACTTCATCGCCGAAGCCGGTCAAGATGAACTTGTCGGTGATAATAGTGGTCGTCTGTTGAAAGAAGCTATGCCCAATGCTCAGGTGACCTTAGCCCATTTTGAAGATAGTGGCCATGTGATTACCGTTGGCAAAGCCCATCAAGCATTTGAACAAGCACTAATCAAATTTCTCAACCAGGTGGTGTAAAACATATATGAATATAGACCAAGTCAGTCAGCAATTGGTCGCTGCAGTAAAAAAAGAAGCGACCCCCTTAACGATACAAGAATGGAGTCAGAGGTTTAATTGCAATAGCAGTGATGACTATCCTGAATTTATAAAATTAGTTGCCCAGTTACAGAGAAATGGTGACATCGAAATTCTTGATAACGGGGGCTTAGTTTCTAAAAAATCAGACAAACGTTATCAGGGAAGTTTTTCTTTAAATCAAAAAGGCTTTGGTTTTGTTTCCATTGAGGGATTTGATGACGATATTTTCATCCCCCGTGGTGAAACTGGTGGTGCAATGAATGGCGACCAAGTGGCGGTTCAATTGACTAAACGTAACCGGGGAGAACAAAAAGATGAAGGCACGATTACAAAGGTACTAGAAAGAGCTTTGAATCGAGTGACCGGTGAATTTGTTCCTTATAATGATAAGCTAAAAGCCGAATCCGGTTATATTGGTGGGATAAGGATTCAAAATAAAGGCGAAGAAATGATGACTTGCTTTGTCTTGAGTGATGGACTACACCCAGTAGAGGGTGAAATTGTCATCGCAGAAATTGCAGAATATCCTTCTCTCGACCAGCCCTTACAAATGACTGGTCGTGTCATCCAAACCATTGGTCATAAGGATGCTCCTGGGGTCGATATTCTCGCTATCTTAAATATGTTTGATATTCCTCATGAATTTCCTGAGGAGGTTCTTGATGAAGCGGAGGAAGTCCCTGAGCAAATTGACCCAGGGGAGGCTCAAAAACGTTATGATTATCGTTCCTTACTTACGATTACCATCGATGGGGCTGATGCTAAAGACTTGGACGATGCGATTTCCTTAAGAAAACTTGGCAATGGCCATCTGGAGTTAGGTGTTCATATTGCCGATGTTTCCTATTATGTTACCGC
This genomic stretch from Aerococcus mictus harbors:
- a CDS encoding TIGR01906 family membrane protein yields the protein MARNIRFYLGLSSLVLFILCGAITFTIWFTPLYYLSAYLEEVNQVVDLSWLEIFQDYHRIIAYLNFPWIEHLSLQHFPMSPKGIFHFYEVKRLFQILYILLLISGLLSARFLKKVKTNQAYFYLYRPMKGLMVLPLLLIPLFLIFFDQVFVLFHQVLFNNDAWLFDPKLDPVIEILPETFFLACFILVVVLVEGAFYYFYRLGKTSLEK
- the secG gene encoding preprotein translocase subunit SecG; protein product: MKNILLISIIVISILLILAVIISPAKTSSSANITGAMDQGMNGKKARGFDAAMDRIISVLGFAFMIIAVVLAKLSS
- the serC gene encoding 3-phosphoserine/phosphohydroxythreonine transaminase — its product is MTRVWNFSAGPATLPLEVLENVQENLVDYHGQGLSVLEMSHRSDSFQEIIEGAESLIRELLAVPSNYQVLFMQGGATLQFSALPLNLLKNGKAAYLIGGSWGEKAYQEAKKLTGKATILASSKDDQYQKLPLLTDFNSSDYDYIHITSNNTIEGTQFRNYPDPKSSNLVADMSSDFLSHPVNVSQFALIYAGAQKNVGPAGVSVVIIRDDLLEDNGQVIPTYLDYKTHASKHSLYNTPPTFSIYVMRLVLEWIKNQGGLAAIDQINQRKAAKLYQAIDQSEIFVNPVLPSDRSPMNIPFTSQDADIDQEFIQAAKKKGFINLKGHRSVGGMRASIYNAFPEAGVDALVQFMKDFESEVKHEKN
- a CDS encoding alpha/beta hydrolase, which gives rise to MQKQESFYFTGDNEVAVLLFHAYTGSTADVRMTGRALNREGYTVYCHNLTGHGTGRVEDILAADPSDWIEDARQALAFINSQGYDKLAVFGLSLGGSIATKLFIEEESQFIAAGSFCTPIMTTNIEETNVGKAFMAMARNVKEKEGFSGEALEAELKDIEADLSLSLEKINRFNNSMHSQLGTITKPYFIAEAGQDELVGDNSGRLLKEAMPNAQVTLAHFEDSGHVITVGKAHQAFEQALIKFLNQVV
- a CDS encoding 3-phosphoglycerate dehydrogenase family protein — protein: MKKINTLDNIAETGLNYLRKQGYLINNDQEPDALILRSSDIHNYNFSSQLKAIGRSGVGVNNIPVDECSEKGIVVFNAPGANANSVKELVIAMMINLSRNVFQAEHWINRLEGEDVHKQVEAGKKMFRGQELMGKTLGVIGLGNVGARVANAGIELGMDVIGYDNYISVKNAWQINQKVSYCDDVKDIFQQSDYITIHTPYTEETHHLIGFENLSLVKTGAIILNYSRQETVDPQAMLTFLENGMVKYFASDFYFEELAGREDFIMTPHLGASTEQSEEKCALMVAQEVNHYLESGEIKNSVNFPNVEMTFNAPLRLSIINENIPNMVAGISRYLADEDINIEKIINKSRGNYAYTLVDVSGDDLLSKVNTFMEDVRSVKGIKKIRMIQNPHDK